The segment CAAGAGACAAAACCTACCACGATACGCTAAGTAACGTCGCTGAAATTAAGGCGAGGGGAGGTAGGGTGATCGGCATCTCAGACGTTGAGAACAGCCTATACGACTACTACGTAAAGATACCTTCTGTGGGAAAGCTATTCTACCCCTTGGTTGAGGTTATACCCCTACAGATGTTCGCGTACTACTCAGCGTTAGAGAGGGGGCAGAACCCAGACTACCCAAGGAACTTAGCCAAATCAGTTACTGTAAAGTAGACTCAAACGAAAGAGCAAATCCATCTAGCCTCTAAACCAATGAATATGAGTCGGTGCTTAACCACTTTCTGCTAATTTCGGCCTAGCGGCTCAACTCTTTTAAAGCCTTACGTGCACATATAGAGTTAGATAAGGTGGTCCTCGATTGAGTGAAGATGAGCATTTGTACGATGTAATAATAGTCGGCGGCGCCTCCGCCGGGCTTACTGCAGCGATTTACGCTGGAAGACAGGGCTTAAAGACGCTTCTGCTAACAAAGGATATAGGAGGGCAAGCTCTTCTGACTGATTCCATACAAAACTACCCAGGCTTCGTTAATATAAGTGGGTGGGAGTTGATGAAGAAGTTTCATGAGCAGGCGCTGCTTTACGGTGTCAAGATATTATTCGAGGAGGTGAAAGAGATCAGGGAGAAGGATGGCGTATGCTTTACAGTCAAGACCACAGTAGGAGAGTACGACGCCTGCGCCCTGATTTTAGCATTCGGTAAGACACCTAGAGACTTAGGTGTAGAAGGTGAAGAACGGTTGAAATCCAGAGGTGTCTCATACTGCGCTATTTGCGATGGCCCTCTCTTTAAGGGTAAAGATGTGGCAGTGGTAGGCTCCTCTGAACCAGCGGTAGAAGCAGCTCTCTTACTAAGTAATTTAGCATCCAAGGTCTATTTGATCTACAAGCTCGCCAAGCTACTTGCCCCTGACGAGCTCGTTGAAACGCTGCGAGGCAAGAATAATGTCGCTTTTCTGCCAGAATGTGAAGTGGTGAAGATCAACGGGGTTTCTTCTGTTGAATCCGTCTCAATTAAAGAGAAGAGTGGCGAGGTAAGAGATATACGGGTACAGGGTGTGTTTGTGGAGATGGGCTATGTGGCTAAGACAGATTTAGTTAAACATTTGGTCCAACTCAACGCTAAGAATGAAGTAGTAACAGCGAAGGACGGTTCAACGTCACATCCAGGCATATTTGCTGCAGGTGATGTTACCGACACACCATATAAGCAGGTAGTAATCTCAGCAGCCCAAGGTGCGATCGCGGCTCTCTCAGCCTACAACTATATACAGCGGCTCAGAGGCAAGCCAGCCATCAAAGGCGACTGGAGGAGCTTACCAGAAGCTAAAAAAGTGGAAATCAAACTCGAACTTTAACCCTTCTAACTCTAACTCTGAGGTAGGCACCGTAGATCAAACCCACAATCATACCTCCAAGATGCGCGCCGTGCGCTATTCCCGTAGGCATAGATAGACCAGCTATATCTATGAGCGCCCATATTGCTGCTGCTAGCGCCATGGGGACTGGTATGAATCCGTAGATGTAAACGAGTAAAGAGGGCGCTATTACTGCTAGTGTGCCGATTATACCATAGATTGCGCCTGACGCTCCGATGGCTGGTATGTAGGGGTCAGATGAAGTAAGCAAGTATCCTAAGTTTCCCACTATTCCAGATAAAATGAAGAGGGCTGCGAACGAGCCGCTACCTATGACCCTTTCAAGGTAGATGCCGAAGAAGAAGAGCGCAAACAGGTTAAAGAAGAGGTGTAGGAAGTCTGCGTGGAGGAAGATCGATGTTATAAACGTCCAAGGCTCGTAGAAGGCGAAGGCTGGAAAGAAGGCCAGGTTAATCCAAGTATCCGAAGCAAGCTGATAGACGAAGAACAAGAGTATCACTAGAATAAAGATGAAGGTGAACTTTGGTCTACCATCATACAACCCTAAACACCAACATATGTGCCGCCTAACTATGCAAAACAAAATATAAAACGGTTACCAGTAACCACAGCCCAATGTGCTATAGAGAATGGAGATCAGCCTAGAGCGTGATCTAACCTTATGTCGGTAAATATTGGCTTTCGGCCGTTGCTGAAACAAGTGTACGCTTGGGTCAGATAATTCAAATACCTTCTTCGATTTGTAGAGTAGGGAGATTATAGTCAAACCTAGGTTTAGGGTTAGAGGCTCTTCGCCTCTTCGAGCTTTTCAGGCAGATATTTGTCAACGATCGTGGTTAAACCGTATTTTGCGAAGGCTTCTAGCTCGCTCTTCCTTTTTATCTTAAGGAACATGTCGAGCTCACGCAGCCAGATCCCCTTTGAATACCTTGGGTCCTTCTTTAACTCGTAGATCCTCTTAATATCCATTTCAGTTAAGGGGTCGCTCGGTAGACGGTACTTAACTATATCTGTGCCCCAAACACCTATCCACTTAGCATCAGGAACCGTTAGATCTTGTAGATGGGCAGCACCAACAGAGCCAGAGACTATGACCATAGCAATATGCTCCCCATACACATCACCATCTGCAAGAATATACACTGGAAGCTTCAGCTCAGTATTCAGCCTCCTCAACATATAGCGTGTTGATCTCGGCGGTTGACCAGCTGTGTCAACGATCAACGCCTTATACCGTTTATGCACGTTCTCCTCAACGAACCTCGTGAATAGCCCGCCTTTTTCAACAGCTAAAACCATCTCAGCCGAGGTATCCACGAACTCAGCTGTGCTAAGACTAGGGCCGATGAGGTAACCGTCTGGGTGTGAAGCTAAGTTTAGGCGCTTACCCTCATAACCAGGCACAGTATACTCTATCGTCAGATCGCCGAAGATTGCCGAACGTTCTTCCGGGTAGACGTTAAAGTCCTCTCTAGCCTTCGATAGCAGGACCTCTAGATCGGTTATTATCTCATCAGACTCAGACTGATCGGTAAAGTCCACACCATAGGCTTGGGCTGAGTAGAAGACATCTCTAAGTGTAGACGTCTTTGACGTCTCAACGAGTTTATTTACGAATGAAGCAAGCCAGATCAGCTGAGTAAATGAGCGAATATGTTTAATGTTGTGAGCTGATCTCTTTATCTTCGCCGGACCGAGCACATACTGCCTAAGCCGCTCATCATAAACTATGTTGCTGACAGACCTACTTGCCAAGGTGACTTCAGGAAAGTTCTCCTTCTCAATATCCTCATAGATCATCCGACCCAGCTGGTGAAGTAGCTTCTTTACTTCAGCCTTCCTTCTACTGGCTGTACTCTTCGAGCCTTCGCTGCTCAAATCTTACCGCCTCTTCAACGTAATTAACCTCTTTCTCTTCTTTAATTGGCTTCTCACTTTCATCGACAAAAGGCTCCTCTACACTCTTCTTAAGCAGCTTCCTATAGTTAGGGGGTCGAGGCGCCCCTATAAGCTCAGCCGAAAATCTTGCAATTAAGGGCAGATACTTCTCGTATATGTTCATCTTCTTCTTGACAAAAGCGAGTGTGCTCTTTCTGGAGAGGTAGGTGCTGAGTCTTCTAAGGACCTCCCTTAACCCATTCTTTAACTCTCTTTCAAGTTCGGGTCTGTCTGCCAGATACTCTTTTCCCACGGTCTTGTAAGGCACCTTCGTTGAGCATACGTGCGTTATGATAGTTAGAGGCGCGTCTTGTGGAATCTTATACCTCTTCCAGTCTATCTCCTCGTTAACCACCTTCCAAGATATATCGTTAGCCTCATCATATAGAAGCGGGATTCTATTAGCGAACCTAAGAAGCTTCAACCCGGGCTCAACATTCTTCCCACCATATGCTAGACCAACCTCCACGATAAATGGGAAGCCAGAGTATGCAGAAGGAGGTCTCTGCACCACCGCTACAAACTCAGGCTGCAATTCCTTTTCTATGCCTGCGGCAAGAAGTTCCTCGCCTAAAGGTGAAAGGCATCTAGAATCTGGTGGTAGGAATTTATCATATGAATGTAGAGCACTCCCAAGCCTAGTTATCTCATCATTGGTCAAATCTTGAGGTTTCTTATTGGGGTCTAGACCAGCGTATCTTAGAAAGTCTTCCGCGATACGCTCACCAACCCTGTGAAAGTTCTTTGAAAGAAACTTCTTTAACGTGCTTTCACTAGATTCTCTGAGCAGCCTCCTAAGAGCCTCTAGGTCTATGCCAAGGGGGTGTGGGAGCGTCTCTTTCGCTGGCTTCGGCATCTTCTCTGTCACCCGCTCATAGAAGCAGAGCCTACCACTTGGGTCGATGAAGAGAATATTAGCATAGGGTGTTACGAGCGCTGTCTGCTTAAAATATTCCTGTATCTTTAATCCAGCTCTACTATAGTCGCCTTCTAGTGTGAGCTGCACAGATACACCTGTTTTGCCGAGAGCCGGCTTGACCGATTTGTTAAGCACAAGAGGTGTATTGTCGTGTATATTGACCATCATCTCAAATGTGTACGCCTTTTCTCCATCTACAGAAGTCGTAACTAAAACGGGCTTGTTTGTCGTAACTTGTCCGTAAAGGATTGCCATTGTAGCACCCATACCAAACATACCTCTAGACTGCTTAAGCTGAAACTTACTCCCGTAGAATATGCGGGCAAAAGCGTCTGGCACATACTTCGGCTCAACACCCGGACCATTATCTTGGACCTTCAGTATGTAGGGTTTTGGGTCTGCTAAAGCACCGTCTAAGTCAGCAGAAGTTATTCTCACAAATATGTCGGGTAATATCTGCGCTGCCTCACACGCATCCAACGCATTCTCAACCAACTCTCTCGTTGCAGAGTAGAGGGCTCTGCTTGGGTTACTGAAACCAGCTAGATCTCTATTTCGGTAGAAGAATTCGCTAGGCGATATCTCCTTGAAGAGAGTCTGTCTCTTAGCCACCCCTACTCCTCCTCCCATAGTTTTAGGCGCTCAAACTTTGCTTGCTGCCTGGCTCTCTGCAGCATCCTATATACTGTGCTATGTTGGCTTCCTGATGCGAGCATCTTTACAGCTTCTGATGCGAGCCTAACCCCATCTGGCTCACCTATTATGGCTACAGTATGCCCATAAACAGAGATCTCAGTCCCTGTAAGCTCTTCTATTACTCTCCTTGCTTTGCCACGTAACCCGATTATTCTACCTTTTATTCTGGTTAAAGCGTCTTTAGATCTGCCTACGTATTCACGAAGATCTATAGTTTCAAGTATGTATTTATCGCTAAGGAGCTTAAACGCTCTTTGGGGCGAAAATCCTCGGCTTATCGCATTAATTATAGATACAGCTTTAAACGGCTCAGCCTCCTCAACCGAACCCTTCAGCTTCACAGTAACCTCCCCAGTTTTGCTGTCTACGTCGAGAGATACATTGCAAGTCTTCTCTATTTCTGCTTTCGTCAAGCCTTGCTTACCTAACAGTACACCTACACGATCCAAAGGTATCCTTAGCGTCTGTTCAAAGCTCATTCGCCCTTCACTTTTTTAAGTAAAGTTTTCGTTTGCAGAATCTTCACACCGTTTTTGGCGAAGAAGCGATTGAGATTCTCTAAGTCACGCAGAAGAAATTCATCTGCATTAGGGTGGTCTATGCTTACCGCAGAGCCGAAGTCAAATAAGATGACTTCACCCTTCCATTTGAAGATGTTGTATTCGGAGAGATCTGCGTGCACCAACTCCGCCCTCTGATAAAGTAGACGTATCTGCTCTATACAAAGGCGGTAATCTTTCTGTGTTACTTCTTCCACCTCTCTTAGGGTTGGGGCTGGTGTGCCGTTCTCACCTATGAACCGCATGACAAGTACGTTACGGTTCAAACCAAAAGGTTCAGGAACCTTAACTCCTGCTTCATAAGCTTCGGTTAAGTTACGGTATTCTTTTTTAGCCCAGACCTCGACTATGTCGTGTATACCTCTACCTACCTCGGCAAACCTAGGGTCACCTTCTATGTATGGTAAGCGTCTTCTAAACTCCGAAGCTACGGTCAGATAGATCTTCACAGCAACGTCTGTGCCGTCAGCCTTCTTACCCCAATAGACTCTTGACTCTTTGCCAGTCTTGACTACGCCTAAGAGTATGTGGAGCACACCCTTGTTGATAAGCTTGTAGAGCGCCATCTTGGTGCTTTTATCAAAGACATCTTCTACTACCTCGTAGTCTTCTGAGCGCTTTCTAAGGTATCTGCTCTTCTTCTCATACTCTAATATCCTTGCCCTTACCTCCTCTGGAAAATCTCCCTCGCTACTCCACATCCAGCTCATCCTCAGAGGTTTAGTGGTAGATACCCTTGTGATTTTAGGAGGTCTACTTGTGCTATCGTGTAGCGCCAGATGATATCTCCACGCTCATCGCTCTTAAAGTCCCAGGGTGCTACTAAGACTACATCATTATCCCTAACCCATATTCTACGCTTAAGCTTCCCTCTTATTCTACCTATCCTAGTTTTACCATCAGCGCATTTAACAACCATAAGGTCACTTCCAAGCCTCTTAACTACTCTACCAAGTACCTCCCCTTCACTAGGATAGACCATCTCCTTTAACTCCTCTTCACTTATCACTTTCCTCTTTCCCATATTTGATCACCTAACTTACACCCTCTTCACAACCTCAGAGTTGGGTGTAAGCTTATTAATAAGGTAGATTGGTGAGTGTATTAAACTTTTATGAAGGTTCGCAGGTGTTGTCAGCCTAGGACCGGTCGAAAAACTTAAAATGGGGGCAAAAAGTGTTGGAAGGTATCGATAGTTGTGTGGAGCCTTGGCTTTACCATTAGATAACATTCGCATCCTGGATTTATCAAGGGATTTAGCCGGCCCCTTCTGCTCGATGATTCTTGCGGATTTAGGGGCTGAGGTGATTAAAGTGGAGATTCCGGAGAGAGGTGACGAAGCAAGGTCTTGGGGACCTCCATTTATCGGCGGTGAAAGTGCGTACTTCCTCAGCGTAAACCGCAATAAGAAGAGTGTTACGATAAATTTGAAGATGGAGGAAGGTAGAGAAATTTTGTATAAGATGGTTGAGAAATCTGATGTTTTTCTGGAGAATTTCAGATGGGGTGTTGCTGAAAGACTTGGGATTCACTACGAAAAAATCAGTAAGATAAACCCGCGCATAATCTATTGTTCCATATCTGGTTTCGGTCATACCGGGCCATATAGGGATCGCCCAGCTTATGACATAATCATCCAAGGGATGAGTGGGATAATGGACATCACTGGCGAAGATAGCAGACCACCTGTTAAGGTGGGTGTGTCAATAACGGACTTAGGTGCTGGTATGTATGCGGCTATCGCCATACTCTCCGCTATCCTAGCGCGTGAAAGATCTGGAAAAGGGCAGTGGATCGACATATCCCTTCTAGATTCGGCTGTTTCATTGCTGACGAATGTTGCTGCAAACTACTTTGCTACCGGTGTGGCTCCTAGGCGCATGGGGTCAGCCCATCCGAATATCGCTCCCTACCAATGCTTCAAAGCTGCTGATGGGAAATATTTGACATTAGCCGTTGGGAATGATGAGATTTGGAAAAGATTTTGCCGCGCTTTAGGTTTGGAAAAGCTGATCGACGATCCAGAGTTTACAACAAACCCGAATAGGGTTCAAAACAGGGAGAAACTAGTTTCCGTGCTCAGTGAAATCTTTCTAACGAAGAAACGCGATGAGTGGGTTAAGTTTCTTTTAGAAAGGGGGGTACCTTGCGGACCAGTAAATACGTTAGAAGAAGTATTTCGGGATCCACAGATTCTTGAGAGGAACATGTTAGTCGAAATCAAGCATCCTAAGGCGGGTAAGATCAAGCAGATTGGGATACCTATTAAATTCTCGCAAATAAATTTAGATGTGCAGTCTTCACCACCGTTGCTGGGGCAGCATACGGAAGATGTTCTTAAAAATCTATTAAATATGAGCAGCCAGGAGATAAATCGGTTAAAAGAAAAGGGAGTTATTTGACAGGGCGCTCATGGACTTAGAGGGTTTAGAATAGGCATGTTCTTGACTAAAACAGCCCCTTCTACACCTCAGCAACATAAATAAACACCCTCCCAGACCACCAAGCTACAGATAACCGTAATATGCATCTATAGCACCATATGGTAAGGGGGAAGAGGCGCAGCCCAACCAATCGACGGGCGATCTGACCTACTCAACAGGGATGACGAGTAAAGTGTTGGGTTGTGCTTCAGCCCCCAGCTGTAGAAACGGGCCGGTAGTTCAGTGGTATGAGCAGCTGCTTAGGCTGGTGCAGACGCCCGCCTCGCACGCGGGAGGTCGGGGGTTCAAATCCCCCCCGGTCCACTTATTGAAAGAGGGTTGAGTAATATGTTGTAAGCAGTAACTACTTAGAAGTAAATGAGAACGGATGCTTCAACTTCACCAGACTACCTATATTGTCACCGAACTGAACAATCCATCGCAAAATTGCCAAAAAAGAAAAGTTCTTAAATCAACTTCGGGAGAGTTAATTGAAAACCGATTGCAGCAAGAGCCGGTCTCATCGCTCATCAAAATAATGCTCGCTCTAGTTGATAATATGAAGAAGAGCGGGAATCCTGTAGGTGTTTCGAAAGATAAATTATCATCTTGGGCTAGAGGGGTAGAGCAAGGCAACAGCAGTTTGGTTTTATGTACTGGCTGTGAATATCAGCTCATCCCTTATTTTCTTCCTTTGGTTGATAGAGTGAAGAAGAGCGGATTGGTAGAGAGTAAGCTGTTAGACTTTACACTTAGGTTAAAGGGCTTTGGTCTTGATTTTGTGAGCTTATTTGCATCTTTGAGCGCAAAAGATAGCGACTATTATAATGAGTTGGTGCGTAAACATCTTCTACTGTTACGTAGAGTAAAAGAAGATATCGCTTTCCTACCCGACGAATTGTACCCTGGGACTCTACTTTACGAATTCGGTTTTCTTGAAGAGTTCGTGGAGCACGCGAAAAAGGTTTCGAAGACCTTTAAGGAGAGGGGTGTAAAGACAATCATCACGATTTCTCCTCACTCATTAGAGATGTTTAGATTGGTCTACCCTTCTTTTGTAGATGGGTTTGACTTTGAAATCGTCCATTACCTTGAGTTGCTTACAAAGTATGCTTCGAATCTGAGGCTAGCGGTCAAGGAACCTACTTCAGTTACGATACACGATCCTTGCCATCTAGCGAGGAGCATGAATATTGTAGAGGAGCCGCGAGCGATCCTGAACTCAGTAAAGGGTGTGGAATTAAAAGAAGTGCCTTTTGCAAAGAAGCGGTGGACTACCTGCTGTGGGGCGCCGATAGAGACCTTTCTACCGATGTTAACAGAGGGTATAAGCCAGAAGCGGGTAAAAGAACTGAAGGAGAGCGGCTCAGACATCGCCTTAACCCTTTGTCCATTCTGCCACACAAATCTAAGAAATGCTTCTTCGACCTCTGGTTTAAAGGTTATGGATTTTGTAGACTTCCTTAGCAGGTGTATAGAATCTTGAAGGCTGCTTTTGATGAATATTATCACCGACTTATGGAAGCTTTTCAAAACGAGAGTATTGCGCTGGCTATAGAGCGTGCAACAGCATCTTACCGCAAGAATGTTACAAATGCTCTGACCAAGTACCCGCACACTGTGAAGTTGGCGAAGGAGGTTAGAAGTATCAAGGAGCGATCCGTCGATCGGTGGGAGGATCTGTTAAAGGAGGCGATGGATAACATAATCAGCAATAATGGGCAAGCATACTTTGCTAAAACAGCAGGGGATGCGAAGAAGATCATAAGCGATCTCGTAGGAAGAGAGAAAGTAGTGGTGAAGTCAAAGAGCCTTACATCAGAGGAGATTGGTTTACGTCAGCATCTAGAGTCTTTAGGAAACGAGGTCTGGGAGACGGACTTGGGAGAATTTATAATTCAGTTGCTGGACGAGGAGCCGATGCACATACTAAGCCCAGCTATCCACGTACCGAGAGAGGAAGTGGCGAAGCTCTTCTCTAATGTTATGAAAGAGAGCATCCCAGCAGATATCCAAAAAGAAGTGGGGGCTGCTAGAAGGTTTTTGCGGAATAAATACATAAATGCTGATGTTGGGATAAGTGGTGCAAACATCGTATCCGCTGATACTGGCGCGGTCTTCGTGCTTGAGAATGAGGGTAACGCCCGCCTCGTCACAGGCCTACCTGAAAAGCACATAGTATTGGTCGGGATAGAAAAGCTAGTTCCAACCTTAGCGGATGCTTTTAAAGTTGCTGAAGTTACATGGCGCTACGCACAATACGTCATACCATCTTATATGAGTTTAATAGGTGGTCCAAGCAAGACTGGTGACATAGAAAAGGTGATCACATATGGCGCACACGGACCCAAAGAGTACCACGTGGTTTTCATCGATAACGGGAGGAGTGAGTTAGCAAAAGACCCAGACTTAAAGGAAGCTCTTTACTGCTTGAGGTGCGGCGGCTGCATGTACGAATGCCCCGTCTTCTCACTTGTAGGTGGAAGGTTCGGTCACAAGTATTTTATAGGCTACGGTGCGGCTTGGGAGTTGGCTGTTTCTGGATTAGAATGGGCAGCACCAATAGCTTACACCTGCTTACGTTGCGACAGGTGCAAGGAGAGGTGTCCCGTCGAGATAAATACTGCCAAGATAGTCTTGAGAATAAGAAGATTGTTTGTTGATAAGTATCGCTCTTCTAAATAGATAAAGTAGCACGAGACTTCGGCACTACCTTTATTAATTATCAGCCCTCTCTAGAGGGTAGAAGGTTGTCTGGTGTCATAGCAAGTAGGTTAGGGAACCAAACATCAACCTTGGTTAAAAGCTTCACTACTAGAGCGGATAGATTAAAGGGTAGGTGCGAGTTCCAAGCTCTATTCAAACGCGCAAGTGGAGAGGAGTGGCTGGTTGCGGCGCGTAAGTTCTTTGACGCTCAAGAGGGGTTAGCCGTAGGTATAGACGGCTCTATGGACTACGATGAGCGGCTCGAGATGATTCTGTTTTATGTCTGTGCAACAGCCTATAAATGCCCTATTCGCTTCGATGGG is part of the Nitrososphaerota archaeon genome and harbors:
- a CDS encoding rhomboid family intramembrane serine protease, whose product is MYDGRPKFTFIFILVILLFFVYQLASDTWINLAFFPAFAFYEPWTFITSIFLHADFLHLFFNLFALFFFGIYLERVIGSGSFAALFILSGIVGNLGYLLTSSDPYIPAIGASGAIYGIIGTLAVIAPSLLVYIYGFIPVPMALAAAIWALIDIAGLSMPTGIAHGAHLGGMIVGLIYGAYLRVRVRRVKVRV
- a CDS encoding lactate utilization protein; the protein is MEAFQNESIALAIERATASYRKNVTNALTKYPHTVKLAKEVRSIKERSVDRWEDLLKEAMDNIISNNGQAYFAKTAGDAKKIISDLVGREKVVVKSKSLTSEEIGLRQHLESLGNEVWETDLGEFIIQLLDEEPMHILSPAIHVPREEVAKLFSNVMKESIPADIQKEVGAARRFLRNKYINADVGISGANIVSADTGAVFVLENEGNARLVTGLPEKHIVLVGIEKLVPTLADAFKVAEVTWRYAQYVIPSYMSLIGGPSKTGDIEKVITYGAHGPKEYHVVFIDNGRSELAKDPDLKEALYCLRCGGCMYECPVFSLVGGRFGHKYFIGYGAAWELAVSGLEWAAPIAYTCLRCDRCKERCPVEINTAKIVLRIRRLFVDKYRSSK
- a CDS encoding (Fe-S)-binding protein — its product is MQQEPVSSLIKIMLALVDNMKKSGNPVGVSKDKLSSWARGVEQGNSSLVLCTGCEYQLIPYFLPLVDRVKKSGLVESKLLDFTLRLKGFGLDFVSLFASLSAKDSDYYNELVRKHLLLLRRVKEDIAFLPDELYPGTLLYEFGFLEEFVEHAKKVSKTFKERGVKTIITISPHSLEMFRLVYPSFVDGFDFEIVHYLELLTKYASNLRLAVKEPTSVTIHDPCHLARSMNIVEEPRAILNSVKGVELKEVPFAKKRWTTCCGAPIETFLPMLTEGISQKRVKELKESGSDIALTLCPFCHTNLRNASSTSGLKVMDFVDFLSRCIES
- a CDS encoding CoA transferase, with product MALPLDNIRILDLSRDLAGPFCSMILADLGAEVIKVEIPERGDEARSWGPPFIGGESAYFLSVNRNKKSVTINLKMEEGREILYKMVEKSDVFLENFRWGVAERLGIHYEKISKINPRIIYCSISGFGHTGPYRDRPAYDIIIQGMSGIMDITGEDSRPPVKVGVSITDLGAGMYAAIAILSAILARERSGKGQWIDISLLDSAVSLLTNVAANYFATGVAPRRMGSAHPNIAPYQCFKAADGKYLTLAVGNDEIWKRFCRALGLEKLIDDPEFTTNPNRVQNREKLVSVLSEIFLTKKRDEWVKFLLERGVPCGPVNTLEEVFRDPQILERNMLVEIKHPKAGKIKQIGIPIKFSQINLDVQSSPPLLGQHTEDVLKNLLNMSSQEINRLKEKGVI
- a CDS encoding RNA-binding protein, with product MSFEQTLRIPLDRVGVLLGKQGLTKAEIEKTCNVSLDVDSKTGEVTVKLKGSVEEAEPFKAVSIINAISRGFSPQRAFKLLSDKYILETIDLREYVGRSKDALTRIKGRIIGLRGKARRVIEELTGTEISVYGHTVAIIGEPDGVRLASEAVKMLASGSQHSTVYRMLQRARQQAKFERLKLWEEE
- a CDS encoding DNA topoisomerase IV subunit A, with the protein product MIYEDIEKENFPEVTLASRSVSNIVYDERLRQYVLGPAKIKRSAHNIKHIRSFTQLIWLASFVNKLVETSKTSTLRDVFYSAQAYGVDFTDQSESDEIITDLEVLLSKAREDFNVYPEERSAIFGDLTIEYTVPGYEGKRLNLASHPDGYLIGPSLSTAEFVDTSAEMVLAVEKGGLFTRFVEENVHKRYKALIVDTAGQPPRSTRYMLRRLNTELKLPVYILADGDVYGEHIAMVIVSGSVGAAHLQDLTVPDAKWIGVWGTDIVKYRLPSDPLTEMDIKRIYELKKDPRYSKGIWLRELDMFLKIKRKSELEAFAKYGLTTIVDKYLPEKLEEAKSL
- a CDS encoding FAD-dependent oxidoreductase — encoded protein: MYDVIIVGGASAGLTAAIYAGRQGLKTLLLTKDIGGQALLTDSIQNYPGFVNISGWELMKKFHEQALLYGVKILFEEVKEIREKDGVCFTVKTTVGEYDACALILAFGKTPRDLGVEGEERLKSRGVSYCAICDGPLFKGKDVAVVGSSEPAVEAALLLSNLASKVYLIYKLAKLLAPDELVETLRGKNNVAFLPECEVVKINGVSSVESVSIKEKSGEVRDIRVQGVFVEMGYVAKTDLVKHLVQLNAKNEVVTAKDGSTSHPGIFAAGDVTDTPYKQVVISAAQGAIAALSAYNYIQRLRGKPAIKGDWRSLPEAKKVEIKLEL
- the eif1A gene encoding translation initiation factor eIF-1A; the encoded protein is MGKRKVISEEELKEMVYPSEGEVLGRVVKRLGSDLMVVKCADGKTRIGRIRGKLKRRIWVRDNDVVLVAPWDFKSDERGDIIWRYTIAQVDLLKSQGYLPLNL
- a CDS encoding DNA topoisomerase VI subunit B; protein product: MAKRQTLFKEISPSEFFYRNRDLAGFSNPSRALYSATRELVENALDACEAAQILPDIFVRITSADLDGALADPKPYILKVQDNGPGVEPKYVPDAFARIFYGSKFQLKQSRGMFGMGATMAILYGQVTTNKPVLVTTSVDGEKAYTFEMMVNIHDNTPLVLNKSVKPALGKTGVSVQLTLEGDYSRAGLKIQEYFKQTALVTPYANILFIDPSGRLCFYERVTEKMPKPAKETLPHPLGIDLEALRRLLRESSESTLKKFLSKNFHRVGERIAEDFLRYAGLDPNKKPQDLTNDEITRLGSALHSYDKFLPPDSRCLSPLGEELLAAGIEKELQPEFVAVVQRPPSAYSGFPFIVEVGLAYGGKNVEPGLKLLRFANRIPLLYDEANDISWKVVNEEIDWKRYKIPQDAPLTIITHVCSTKVPYKTVGKEYLADRPELERELKNGLREVLRRLSTYLSRKSTLAFVKKKMNIYEKYLPLIARFSAELIGAPRPPNYRKLLKKSVEEPFVDESEKPIKEEKEVNYVEEAVRFEQRRLEEYSQ
- a CDS encoding serine protein kinase RIO, which codes for MWSSEGDFPEEVRARILEYEKKSRYLRKRSEDYEVVEDVFDKSTKMALYKLINKGVLHILLGVVKTGKESRVYWGKKADGTDVAVKIYLTVASEFRRRLPYIEGDPRFAEVGRGIHDIVEVWAKKEYRNLTEAYEAGVKVPEPFGLNRNVLVMRFIGENGTPAPTLREVEEVTQKDYRLCIEQIRLLYQRAELVHADLSEYNIFKWKGEVILFDFGSAVSIDHPNADEFLLRDLENLNRFFAKNGVKILQTKTLLKKVKGE